A single region of the Salvia miltiorrhiza cultivar Shanhuang (shh) chromosome 8, IMPLAD_Smil_shh, whole genome shotgun sequence genome encodes:
- the LOC130999204 gene encoding UDP-galactose/UDP-glucose transporter 2-like: MKNEEQARSLFGISLTERPRWQQFLICSTGFFFGYLVNGICEEYVYNRLQFSYGWYFTFVQGWVYILLIYLQGFTTKQMVNPWKSYVKLSAVLMGSNGLTKGSLAFLNYPAQIMFKSTKVLPVMVMGAFIPGLRRKYPPHEYISAVLLVVGLILFTLADAQTSPNFSVVGVMMVSGALVMDAFLGNLQEAIFTMNPETTQTEMLFCSTLVGMPFLIPPMVFTGELFRAWDSCSKHPYVYGVLIFEAMATFIGQVSVLSLIALFGAATTAMVTTARKAVTLLLSYMIFTKPLTEQHGSGLLLITMGIVLKMLPENKPPSKRPPPASTPKSKVETGDEQDSNNSSTNSRFQIGIEEDEEKRPLV, translated from the exons atgaagAATGAAGAGCAGGCGCGTTCCCTCTTTGGGATTTCGCTGACCGAGAGACCCAGATGGCAGCAGTTTCTCATTTGCTCAACTGGGTTTTTCTTCGGTTATCTTGTTAATGGGATCTGTGAG GAATATGTGTATAACAGACTTCAATTCAG TTATGGGTGGTACTTCACCTTTGTGCAGGGATGGGTGTACATTTTGCTGATATATCTCCAAGGATTCACCACCAAGCAAATGGTGAATCCATGGAAGAGTTATGTGAAGCTCTCAGCTGTGCTCATGGGTTCCAATGGCCTCACCAAGGGCTCCTTGGCCTTCCTCAACTACCCTGCCCAGATCATGTTCAAGTCCACCAAG GTTCTCCCGGTGATGGTGATGGGGGCGTTCATTCCTGGCCTGAGACGGAAATACCCTCCCCACGAGTATATATCCGCCGTGCTCTTGGTGGTGGGGTTGATTCTGTTCACGCTGGCAGACGCCCAAACCTCTCCGAATTTCAGCGTGGTGGGCGTGATGATGGTGTCGGGCGCCCTTGTTATGGATGCCTTCTTGGGGAATCTGCAGGAGGCTATCTTCACCATGAACCCTGAGACGACACAG ACGGAGATGCTCTTCTGCTCCACGCTCGTGGGGATGCCGTTCTTGATCCCACCGATGGTGTTTACGGGAGAGCTCTTCAGGGCTTGGGATTCTTGCTCGAAG CATCCCTATGTTTACGGAGTTCTGATCTTCGAAGCCATGGCCACGTTCATCGGGCAGGTGTCGGTCCTCTCCCTCATCGCCCTGTTCGGGGCGGCCACCACAGCGATG GTGACGACGGCGAGGAAAGCAGTGACGTTGCTGCTGTCGTACATGATCTTCACCAAGCCTTTGACAGAGCAACATGGGAGTGGGCTGCTGCTCATAACCATGGGGATTGTGTTGAAGATGTTGCCTGAGAACAAGCCGCCTTCGAAGCGGCCGCCACCGGCCTCGACTCCGAAGTCGAAGGTCGAAACCGGCGATGAACAAGacagcaacaacagcagcaccaacagtaGGTTTCAGATAGGAATTGAGGAAGATGAGGAAAAGAGACCTTTGGTTTAA